Within Odontesthes bonariensis isolate fOdoBon6 chromosome 16, fOdoBon6.hap1, whole genome shotgun sequence, the genomic segment ATGTTTACATGCGAATCGGACTTATAAGAGAAAGTATGTGAAAAGATGAGGCATAGCTGCCAGTTAATCGGAAATGAAACGTGCCAAAAGCTTTGCTGAACTGGATTACTGAGACCTTTGTCAAcgggaaaaaaagattatattcATCACGAGAATAGTGATCGGTGTATTACCTGAAGGCTTTGTTGGGGAGCTGACTGTTGAATGTTGTTGCAGAGTAATATGGAAAACAGCTGATGAGTCATGAGAATCTAAGTTGTTCAAAGCTTCAATGGATGTGTGTTTTTAGCAGTATAATGAGCCGAGGCTGAGCTCTGTAAAACTATCATTTTATGCACCTTGACTGAGCTTATGGAAATATCTGTAGATAATTCCACAATTAATGGGACTCAAGTGAATCTCAAACTTGTTAATGTCTGAATAATGATAGGGTTCAGGTCACAGAATGTATCTGTTCCTGTACAGAGACATCTGTGGCTTGTTCGAGTCAGTTGCTTAGCTGACTGGGTGACATAGTCTACGTGTTTACTTACACATAGAACAGGTAACTGAAGTTCGATCACACGTGGTCAGTCAGGACACATAGAAAGGTTTGGTAATGCCAGGTGTCAACACGCAGACTTAAAGCAGTCCACTTGTGATCAGGTCTCCCAGGATGCACATTATCCTGCAGCGATGAGAAGCCAGCGGCGATGAGAGGCCCCCTGCTACGTCACTTCATGTCACCAGTCTGACTTCCAACTGCTGGCTTAGACATACAATCTATGTGCATTCAAGAGGACAGAACACTTCAGTGGAGAGTTGCGCAGTGGTTTGTATGCTACAcaataagggaaaaagaaaaaaaactacatggttgaaaaaaaaaaaaaaacaacagattgTGGAGTATAAGGGCCCCTAAGATTAAAACTCAGTAGTTTGATGGGATCTGCTGGATATATCAAGTATGACAGAGTGGaaaacaaatgcaaaacaaGTAATTCAGTGTGATGCCATCATCCCTATCAGATGACAATCTGACAATCCTTATGAGAAAAGCAcctaaggctgtgttccaatCACTGTCATAAAAAACACAGACTGTAAGGGAAATTATTTTGGCAATCTCAGACGTCCAAAGTTTtggaaaaaacattttgtacCGTAATATTTTGACAGAAACACAGATTGTACAGTACATTGCAGTACTAGTCATGGTATATATGTTTGACAATCAGTGCATATAAGCTATAAGTTCCAGCCTACAAACCTTCAGTTCAATAAAAGGCACATCTTTAAAGTTCAATACATGTCGCAGCTCTTGTAGTTCAAGCTCTCTTCATGTGTCTGATTAAATTATACTGAAGTTCCTTGGAAACTCAAAGCAATATTCAACAGCTGAGCTCCCAGCTCCGCCTGCTGCCCTCCAGACAGGAACTCTGCTGACAGCTCTCTGTATGTGCTGCAGACTCTGCGTTCATGAACATCCCACCTGTGAATGGCGTGTTTCCATCTATGCCTCGCCTCACCATGTAACACTACTAAAGATCTGCGAGGAAGACGCACAGCCACGTGGACTTCCTCTGCTAGTCCCAACTCTGGCAGGCCCTGATCAAGGGATAGGGTGAGAGTGGTGTCTGACAACATGTTGATGGTAACCAACCGCTCTCCCCACAACCAGGAGTCGTCTAGGTGTGGATCGATGGCCGAGCCTCGCTGAGGATGGTAATCCAGGTTGCACTGCTCCACTGGCTGAAAGCCTGCCAGGCTCGGCTCTCGCTGCATCCGGAGTACTAGTTTTTGGCTCAAAGCGGGCAGTCCACTGAAGCCAGCCACACGCACTTTCTTCTTCTTGAAGTTCACCTTTGGGCCAAAGTCCTGTGACCATAGAGGAGAATATGGTTTGTTAAAATAACATTCAACAAATTTgcagagctgaagaggaaaataTAGATTTTCACTTGATGTGTTCATCATCACCTGTTTCCTTCGACCAGACTGAGACTGATTCCATGCATCCTGGTCCATTGAGCcaatcagctccttctcctcctcctctgataTAAAGTCCTCCCACAGGAAGACACCAGGAAGCGCGAATGACACGGCCTCTGCATCTTT encodes:
- the alkbh4 gene encoding alpha-ketoglutarate-dependent dioxygenase alkB homolog 4 — its product is MMAPDNNVASCGCKGIRTCLICENFRRKAQVEASESKIVHQFLFSPESKLAVCKDAEAVSFALPGVFLWEDFISEEEEKELIGSMDQDAWNQSQSGRRKQDFGPKVNFKKKKVRVAGFSGLPALSQKLVLRMQREPSLAGFQPVEQCNLDYHPQRGSAIDPHLDDSWLWGERLVTINMLSDTTLTLSLDQGLPELGLAEEVHVAVRLPRRSLVVLHGEARHRWKHAIHRWDVHERRVCSTYRELSAEFLSGGQQAELGAQLLNIALSFQGTSV